The proteins below come from a single Phocoena sinus isolate mPhoSin1 chromosome 2, mPhoSin1.pri, whole genome shotgun sequence genomic window:
- the LOC116748409 gene encoding calmodulin-binding transcription activator 1-like, which yields MWRAEGKRLPKTSRKSVSQSVFCGTSAYCVLNTVPSIENGHGNSSSSHVKIFLPKKLLECLLKRSGFPKERNRWNTSEGS from the coding sequence ATGTGGCGGGCGGAGGGGAAACGGCTGCCGAAAACAAGCCGGAAGAGCGTTTCCCAAAGTGTATTCTGCGGAACTAGCGCCTACTGTGTCCTCAACACCGTGCCATCTATAGAAAATGGCCATGGGAACAGCAGTAGTAGTCATGTAAAAATCTTTTTACCGAAAAAACTGCTTGAATGTCTGCTGAAACGTTCAGGTTTTCCCAAAGAGAGGAACCGTTGGAACACTAGTGAGGGGTCATGA